In Sphingomonas sp. R1, a single genomic region encodes these proteins:
- a CDS encoding helix-turn-helix domain-containing protein translates to MEALLDTPDAIAPEAPLDSEEATPITIKEKWQGAVTQGSGFVAVPVALLRLQSKYDLTPTDMLVLINLLAHWWDPARAVYPRSTTIAKRMGVDKRTVQRSTHKLENAGLLTRSVSEDGRRIFTFERLVEKLARDVPVAYTIQAQETYGS, encoded by the coding sequence ATGGAAGCTCTGCTCGACACGCCAGATGCGATCGCACCCGAGGCACCCCTCGATTCTGAGGAGGCGACGCCAATTACGATAAAAGAAAAGTGGCAGGGAGCCGTCACTCAGGGATCAGGTTTCGTCGCAGTTCCTGTCGCTCTCTTAAGGCTCCAGTCGAAGTACGACCTGACTCCAACTGACATGCTGGTCCTTATAAACCTGCTCGCTCATTGGTGGGACCCCGCCCGCGCGGTATACCCGCGCTCGACAACCATCGCGAAACGCATGGGCGTCGATAAGCGGACGGTTCAGCGCTCCACCCACAAACTGGAGAACGCCGGACTGTTGACGCGCAGCGTGTCGGAGGATGGCCGCCGCATTTTCACCTTTGAACGGCTGGTCGAAAAGCTCGCCCGTGATGTTCCCGTCGCCTACACGATCCAGGCGCAGGAAACCTACGGCAGCTAG
- a CDS encoding gamma-glutamylcyclotransferase family protein, whose amino-acid sequence MEPLFSYGTLQLDQVQLSQFGRLLDGTDDVLHGFIVTEIQIRDPAVLDASGIETHLALVPGEGPPIAGKVFQLSPQELAAADVYESENYVRAWVPLASGTHAWVYVKT is encoded by the coding sequence GTGGAGCCGCTTTTCTCCTACGGCACGCTCCAGCTCGACCAGGTGCAGCTTAGCCAGTTCGGCCGGTTGCTCGACGGCACCGACGACGTGCTCCACGGCTTCATCGTCACCGAAATCCAGATTCGCGATCCCGCCGTGCTCGATGCCAGCGGGATCGAGACGCATCTGGCACTGGTCCCCGGAGAGGGGCCGCCGATCGCCGGCAAGGTGTTTCAGCTCAGCCCGCAGGAACTTGCTGCGGCGGACGTCTATGAAAGCGAAAATTACGTCCGGGCATGGGTGCCGCTTGCCTCGGGCACCCATGCCTGGGTCTATGTGAAGACCTGA
- the yidC gene encoding membrane protein insertase YidC: protein MKEEQKNFILFAVIAALVLFGWPVISHWLFPQQPAAPAKMVDGKLQPVPNSGVDPATNAPKTIRDRDAVLADSPRVAIDTPALKGSINLKGLRIDDLVLRQYDQTVSKNSPPIRLLSPSGAEGSYFAQFGWQGAGAPDGNTVWKADGATLTPATPVKLTATNSAGQTFTVELGVDSNFMFTVRQTVANRGGAPVAVTPYTLISRGQRSTDTSQWAAHVGPVAATNDAAHYIDWKDIESTPQQFATTGGWVGFSDHYWLTAAIPDQRGGVNIQQRGTAAQQYQADVALAQPIAIRPGKEATYTSHFFAGAKEVKLLDAYQKQYDIAKFERAIDWGWFEIIERPIFTYLSWLFKLVGNFGVAIILLTITIRGLLFPIAQKQFASMAKMRQVQPKMKAIQERYKDDKQRQQQEIMQLYKAEKVNPLAGCAPMLLQIPIMFALYKVLLLTIEMRHQPFVLWIRDLSAPDPATILNLFGYLHFTPPSFLAIGVVPVLLGVSMFFQMRMNPAPMDEMQKQMFAIMPWMLMFLMAPFAVGLQLYWITSNVLTVLQQQWLYARHPEMKVPVAKPNAAKAK, encoded by the coding sequence GTGAAAGAAGAACAGAAGAATTTCATCCTCTTTGCGGTGATCGCCGCGCTGGTCCTGTTCGGCTGGCCGGTGATCAGCCACTGGCTGTTCCCGCAGCAGCCGGCCGCGCCCGCGAAGATGGTCGACGGCAAGCTGCAGCCGGTGCCCAATTCGGGCGTCGATCCGGCAACCAATGCGCCCAAGACGATTCGGGACCGCGACGCGGTGCTCGCCGACAGCCCGCGCGTCGCCATCGACACGCCGGCGCTCAAGGGCTCGATCAACCTCAAGGGCCTGCGCATCGACGATCTCGTCCTGCGGCAGTACGATCAGACGGTCTCGAAGAATTCGCCGCCGATCCGCCTGCTCTCGCCGAGCGGGGCGGAAGGCAGCTATTTCGCGCAGTTCGGTTGGCAGGGTGCAGGCGCACCGGACGGGAACACCGTGTGGAAGGCCGATGGCGCGACGCTGACGCCGGCCACCCCGGTGAAGCTCACCGCCACCAACAGCGCCGGCCAGACCTTCACGGTCGAGCTCGGCGTCGATTCGAACTTCATGTTCACCGTCCGCCAGACCGTCGCGAACCGTGGCGGCGCGCCGGTGGCCGTCACGCCGTACACGCTGATCTCGCGCGGCCAGCGCTCGACCGATACCAGCCAGTGGGCGGCGCATGTCGGCCCGGTCGCCGCGACCAACGATGCGGCGCATTACATTGACTGGAAGGACATCGAGAGCACGCCCCAGCAGTTCGCCACCACCGGCGGCTGGGTGGGTTTCAGCGACCATTACTGGCTGACCGCGGCGATCCCCGACCAGCGCGGCGGCGTGAACATCCAGCAGCGCGGCACCGCGGCGCAGCAATACCAGGCAGACGTCGCGCTCGCCCAGCCGATCGCGATCCGTCCGGGCAAGGAAGCGACCTATACCAGCCACTTCTTCGCCGGCGCGAAGGAAGTGAAGCTGCTCGACGCCTATCAGAAGCAGTATGACATCGCGAAGTTCGAGCGCGCGATCGACTGGGGCTGGTTCGAGATCATCGAACGCCCGATCTTCACCTACCTCAGCTGGCTGTTCAAGCTGGTCGGCAATTTCGGCGTGGCGATCATCCTGCTGACGATCACCATCCGCGGCCTGCTCTTCCCGATCGCGCAGAAGCAGTTCGCCTCGATGGCGAAGATGCGCCAGGTGCAGCCGAAGATGAAGGCGATCCAGGAGCGCTACAAGGACGACAAGCAGCGCCAGCAGCAAGAGATCATGCAGCTCTACAAGGCGGAGAAGGTCAATCCGCTCGCGGGTTGCGCGCCGATGCTGCTGCAGATCCCGATCATGTTCGCGCTCTACAAGGTGCTGCTGCTGACGATCGAGATGCGCCACCAGCCGTTCGTGCTGTGGATCCGCGACCTTTCGGCGCCCGATCCGGCGACAATCCTCAATCTGTTCGGCTATCTCCACTTCACGCCCCCCAGCTTCCTGGCGATCGGCGTGGTGCCGGTGCTGCTCGGCGTGTCGATGTTCTTCCAGATGCGGATGAACCCGGCCCCGATGGACGAGATGCAGAAGCAGATGTTCGCGATCATGCCGTGGATGCTGATGTTCCTGATGGCGCCGTTCGCCGTCGGTCTGCAGCTCTACTGGATCACCTCGAACGTGCTGACCGTGCTCCAGCAGCAGTGGCTCTATGCGCGCCACCCGGAGATGAAGGTGCCGGTCGCCAAGCCGAACGCGGCCAAGGCCAAGTGA
- a CDS encoding alpha/beta hydrolase family protein: MRRKACLFATAAAVVLAVLCPAAEAQEKPAAGAGAAASARVNTEVFAELPMLEGPELSPDGKRFAGQLAVQGQQFFAAVALDASAKQLIAIGDNDLNWWRWVNDEWLVIGIGKTMPVEGDEWYITRAIGVNANTGKMVMLNTPDTGQNGGRLLWTARDGTPRILLAAQTSIYSNMPGFWPKVDQVDVATGKHRRVIDGREGVMDWYADSVGVVRMGIGRSQDGRNRRLLYRPDSRTDFRIIDRARGIHDNLLVPSLFLPDPGKALVMQDDDKGFSALWEFDLTTLQTGKQIFGTPGYDISGPVVDPVRSTLLGVAVTENRSSTHWTDPEMAALQKKLSGLVQGAQVEITSFNTDHSVVIIRVGDASAPGAYFVYRAAGETLQPLAMNNQTLKLRRLHPVKTIHYKARDGLDIAAVLTLPRGSTGKNLPLILMPHGGPSARDEEEWDWWSQFLADRGYAVIKPNYRGSTGFGTRFLEKAEGQWGLAMQDDLNDAVKALADQGIADPKRVCIVGASYGGYAAFRGAQRDGKLFRCAVSFAGVSDLGRMVAYDSQFLGGGQGKDWMKAQAPDFRAVSPLYHAEEFSTPILIVHGKKDRRVPFKQSKLMAERLAAAGKPFEFIEQPEGDHHFTRGEDRLSFLKALEAFLAKYNPA; this comes from the coding sequence ATGCGTAGAAAAGCGTGCCTGTTCGCGACGGCAGCCGCCGTGGTGTTGGCGGTGCTATGTCCGGCGGCGGAGGCACAGGAAAAGCCGGCCGCCGGGGCCGGGGCCGCAGCATCGGCACGGGTGAATACGGAAGTCTTCGCCGAATTGCCGATGCTGGAGGGGCCCGAGCTTTCCCCAGACGGCAAGCGGTTCGCCGGCCAGCTTGCAGTGCAGGGCCAGCAGTTTTTCGCGGCGGTGGCGCTCGATGCCTCGGCCAAGCAGCTGATCGCGATCGGCGACAATGATCTAAACTGGTGGCGCTGGGTCAATGACGAGTGGCTGGTGATCGGCATCGGCAAGACGATGCCGGTCGAGGGCGACGAATGGTACATCACCCGTGCGATCGGCGTGAACGCCAACACCGGCAAGATGGTGATGCTCAATACCCCTGATACCGGACAGAATGGCGGGCGGCTGCTCTGGACGGCGCGAGACGGCACGCCCCGCATCCTGCTGGCCGCGCAGACCTCGATCTATTCGAACATGCCGGGCTTCTGGCCGAAGGTGGATCAGGTGGACGTCGCGACCGGCAAGCACCGACGGGTGATCGACGGACGCGAAGGGGTGATGGACTGGTATGCCGACAGCGTCGGCGTCGTCCGCATGGGCATCGGCCGCAGCCAGGACGGCCGCAACCGCCGGCTGCTCTATCGCCCGGATTCCCGCACCGACTTCCGCATCATCGATCGTGCGCGAGGCATCCACGACAATCTCCTCGTACCGTCGCTGTTTCTCCCCGATCCCGGCAAGGCGCTGGTGATGCAGGATGACGACAAAGGGTTCTCCGCACTGTGGGAGTTCGATCTGACGACGCTGCAGACTGGCAAGCAGATCTTCGGGACGCCGGGCTATGACATCAGTGGCCCGGTGGTCGACCCGGTGCGCTCGACGCTGCTCGGCGTCGCGGTGACCGAAAATCGCAGCTCCACCCACTGGACCGATCCCGAAATGGCGGCGCTGCAGAAGAAGCTGAGCGGCCTGGTGCAGGGCGCGCAGGTGGAGATCACCAGCTTCAACACCGATCACTCGGTGGTCATCATCCGGGTGGGAGATGCGAGCGCGCCAGGGGCCTATTTCGTCTACCGCGCAGCGGGCGAGACGCTCCAGCCGCTCGCAATGAACAACCAGACGCTGAAGCTGCGGCGTCTCCACCCGGTCAAGACGATCCACTACAAGGCGCGCGACGGGCTGGATATCGCCGCGGTGCTGACGCTGCCGCGCGGCTCGACCGGCAAGAATCTGCCGCTGATCCTGATGCCGCATGGCGGTCCCTCCGCCCGCGACGAGGAAGAGTGGGATTGGTGGTCCCAGTTCCTTGCCGATCGCGGCTATGCCGTGATCAAGCCCAACTATCGCGGTTCGACCGGCTTCGGCACGCGCTTCCTCGAAAAGGCCGAGGGCCAGTGGGGGCTGGCGATGCAGGATGACCTGAACGATGCGGTGAAGGCGCTGGCAGATCAGGGAATCGCGGATCCCAAGCGCGTGTGCATCGTCGGCGCCTCCTATGGCGGCTATGCGGCGTTCCGGGGGGCGCAGCGCGACGGCAAGCTGTTCCGCTGCGCGGTTTCGTTCGCCGGTGTGTCCGATCTCGGGCGAATGGTCGCCTATGACTCGCAGTTCCTCGGCGGCGGCCAGGGCAAGGATTGGATGAAGGCGCAGGCGCCGGACTTCAGGGCGGTGTCGCCGCTCTACCATGCCGAGGAGTTCTCGACGCCGATCCTGATCGTCCACGGCAAGAAGGATCGGCGCGTGCCGTTCAAGCAGAGCAAGCTGATGGCGGAGCGGCTGGCGGCGGCGGGCAAGCCGTTCGAGTTCATCGAGCAGCCGGAGGGGGATCACCACTTCACCCGCGGCGAGGATCGGCTGAGCTTCCTGAAGGCGCTGGAGGCGTTTCTGGCGAAGTACAACCCGGCCTGA
- the yihA gene encoding ribosome biogenesis GTP-binding protein YihA/YsxC — translation MSFDPDQIESARKLFAGPIAFLKSAPALEHLPQPTVPEVAFAGRSNVGKSSLINALTNRNSLARTSVTPGRTQELNFFDVGEPLRFRLVDMPGYGFAKAPKDMVRKWRYLVNDYLRGRQELKRALVLIDSRHGIKDVDREILEMLDNAAVSYRIVLTKTDKIKASELAEVTARTVEEARKRAAAHPEILATSSDKGMGLPELRAAVLEAIG, via the coding sequence ATGTCCTTCGACCCCGACCAGATCGAATCCGCGCGCAAGCTGTTCGCCGGCCCCATCGCCTTCCTCAAGTCAGCGCCGGCACTGGAGCATCTGCCCCAACCGACCGTGCCCGAGGTTGCGTTCGCCGGCCGCTCGAACGTCGGCAAGTCGTCGCTGATCAACGCGCTGACCAATCGCAACAGCCTTGCCCGCACCTCGGTCACCCCGGGCCGTACGCAAGAGCTCAACTTTTTCGACGTGGGCGAGCCGCTGCGCTTCCGCCTGGTCGACATGCCCGGCTACGGCTTCGCCAAGGCGCCCAAGGACATGGTCCGCAAATGGCGCTATCTGGTGAATGACTATCTGCGCGGCCGGCAGGAATTGAAGCGCGCACTGGTGCTGATCGACTCGCGCCACGGCATCAAGGATGTCGACCGCGAGATCCTCGAGATGCTCGACAACGCCGCGGTCAGCTACCGCATCGTCCTCACCAAGACCGACAAGATCAAGGCGAGCGAACTGGCCGAGGTGACCGCGCGCACCGTGGAAGAGGCCCGCAAGCGCGCCGCAGCCCACCCGGAAATCCTCGCCACGTCGAGCGACAAGGGCATGGGGCTGCCGGAATTGCGCGCGGCGGTGCTCGAAGCGATCGGCTGA
- a CDS encoding DUF6771 family protein: protein MTQPDSSSLATTLLHAPAWARIGLTAPNERLREQAAAELAETIIDALARPLPVNDPRQMALPL, encoded by the coding sequence ATGACCCAGCCCGATTCCTCCAGCCTCGCCACGACCCTCCTTCATGCTCCAGCCTGGGCACGCATCGGCTTAACCGCTCCCAATGAACGGCTTCGTGAACAAGCCGCCGCCGAGTTAGCCGAGACGATCATCGACGCCCTGGCGCGTCCCTTGCCGGTCAACGACCCGCGTCAGATGGCCCTTCCCCTTTGA
- the rpmH gene encoding 50S ribosomal protein L34, with amino-acid sequence MKRTFQPSNLVRARRHGFRARMATPGGRNVIRARRARGRKKLSA; translated from the coding sequence ATGAAGCGGACCTTTCAGCCGAGCAACCTGGTGCGTGCGCGCCGGCACGGCTTCCGTGCACGGATGGCGACCCCGGGCGGTCGCAATGTGATCCGCGCCCGCCGCGCCCGCGGCCGCAAGAAGCTGTCGGCGTAA
- the rnpA gene encoding ribonuclease P protein component, protein MPGFVLLVRERNDADPSMRIGITVSKKVGNAVIRNRMKRRFRMLAREILPGAGIAGADHVLIGRMGGIERPYADLKAELAKALRRVRPKGDPKVES, encoded by the coding sequence ATGCCCGGTTTCGTCCTGCTGGTGCGCGAACGGAACGATGCCGATCCGTCGATGCGGATCGGCATTACCGTATCCAAGAAAGTTGGCAACGCCGTTATCCGCAACCGGATGAAGCGGCGCTTTCGCATGCTTGCGCGCGAAATCCTGCCAGGGGCGGGAATCGCCGGCGCGGATCATGTGCTGATTGGCCGGATGGGCGGGATCGAACGCCCCTATGCCGATCTGAAGGCGGAACTCGCCAAGGCGCTTCGGCGCGTGCGCCCCAAGGGCGACCCCAAGGTCGAATCATGA
- the yidD gene encoding membrane protein insertion efficiency factor YidD, with protein MIARALMLLARAWQLGPSLILPPTCRYQPSCSAYAIEALRRYGAVKGSWLALRRIARCHPWGGHGPDPVP; from the coding sequence ATGATCGCGCGGGCGCTGATGCTGCTCGCGCGCGCCTGGCAGCTGGGCCCGTCGCTGATCCTGCCGCCCACCTGCCGCTACCAGCCATCCTGTTCGGCCTATGCAATCGAGGCGCTTCGCCGCTATGGGGCGGTGAAAGGCAGCTGGCTTGCGCTCCGGCGCATCGCGCGCTGCCATCCATGGGGCGGGCACGGCCCAGATCCCGTTCCTTGA